Part of the Arthrobacter gengyunqii genome is shown below.
CGAGTGGCCGATGGGATGCCCGAGGACGGCTGCCCGCCGGGCGGTTTCAGTCAACTACGCGCACCTGCCCGGTTCCTGCGTGGCGCACCACTCCTGGTACTGGGCCACGAACTTGCTGTGCTCAGCCAGGGTGGAGGAGAACTCGGTCTGCCCCGTGTCCAGGTTGACGGTCACCCAGTAGTAGTACGGCACGTCGGCGGGCTTGGCGGCGGCCTCAACGGCCTCCGTGCTCGGGGAACCGATCGGTCCCACGGGCAGTCCCGGATTGGCGTATGTGTTGTACGGGTTGGACTTGTCAGCCTTTTCTTCGGGCGTCAGGTCGTAGCTCTTGCGGTTCAGCCCGTAAGTCACCGTCGCGTCGGACTGGATCAGTCCGGAGGTTTCGACGTTGTCCTCCCGCAGGCGGTTCTGGATTGCTCCGGCCACCGTGGCGTAGTCGGCCTCCCCCGCCTCTGCCTGGATGATGCTGGCCTTGGTCAGGATCCGGTACTGTTCGGCGGGATCCGTAATGCCGGCGTCCTCCAGAACGGCGAACGTGCCGTCCACCATTTCGGTGACGATTGACGTTGCATCCTGGTCCAGGGGGAAGCGGTATTCGCCCGGGTGCAGGTACCCCTCAAGGCTCACGGCCTGGGCGGGCAGGCCAAAGGCCTGCGGGTTTTTCGCCAGGGCCTCAAATTCGGCGAGAGGAATGCCGGTGGACGTGCTGAGGATCTCGAAGACTTCACTTTGTCGCAGGTCGCGGGCGACGGCGGCGTAATGCACCGCTCCGCCCTGGTCGCCCAGCAGGGCGTCAAGTGCTGCGGAGGAAGACATCTGCTGCTTCATCTCGTAGGAGCCGGGCTGGATTTCCCGGCCTTCCGACTCCGTCTGGAATGCGTTGAGGAACTCCTTGGAGGTGGCAACGATGTCAGCCGCCTCCAACTTTCCTCCGATGACCATCGGTCCGTCACCCTCGGCAACGGTGAAACTCACGCTGCCGGTTCCGGACCCTTCATAGTCCTTGATCTCATTCATGCCCAGCAGGTCCCGCAGGAAAATGGTCAGTCCGAAGACCACACCGGCAAAGAACACCAGGACAACCAGCATCACAATGGTGCGGCGGCGGCGGCGCCGCTGCTTTTCACGTGACGGACGCCGGCTCCGGCGCGTGTCTGACTCTTCCTCGAAGAAGTTGGCCACAGGGGCCTCCGATTCCGGCACATAGCCCGTTTCGAGGTGTGCTGTAGGTTCATACTCCGGTTCCGTGCCCATGACGGGATAGTCCGGGTACCTGTGGCTCACAGCGCAGACCCGTTTCCGCGCAAGTTGTCCTGGGAAATAGTTGGCTCCTGTGTCGGGGCCGGCAGCGCGCCGGGTTGGCGCTCCTGCCGGCGAGTTGTGACCGGCTCCCCCACGTCGCGTTCAAGGGAACGCTGCATGTCAATAGCATGCTGCAGAATCGCCACAGCTGCTGCTTGATCAACCACTCTACGATGTTCTTTGCTGTTCAAGCCAGCTTCGTGCAAAGACCGGTGAGCAGACACGGTGGTGAGTCTCTCATCCACCAGTGACACGGGGATGCCTGTTCCGCTGCGTTCCAGCGCCGCCAGCAGGGCGTCCGCGTAGTCCCGTGCCATCTGAGTGGACGCCGTTTCCGTGCCCCGCATGCTGCGCGGGAGTCCGACAAATACCTGCACGGCATTGCGGTCGGCTGCCTCGCGGACGAGGACCCGGATGTCGCTGTTCTTTTTCGCGTCACGTTTCAGGGTCTTGACGGGCATTGCCAGCGTGCCGTCAGGGTCGCAGACGGCCAGGCCCACGCGGGCCTGACCGACATCCACCCCCAGCTTGACCCCGCGGGGGTACTCCTGCGGCACCGTTTCAGCCCCGGTTGGCTACAGCTGCCTTGACGGCGGTAAGCGCAGCACCCAGCTTGGCTGCGTCCGAGCCGCCGCCCTGGGCGACGTCGTCCTTGCCGCCTCCGCCGCCGCCGAGAATGCCGGCTGCGGTTTTGACCAGAGCGCCCGCCTTCACACCGGCGGCACGGGCCTCCTCGTTGGTGGCAACAATCACCACGGGACGGGAGTTGGAAACGCCCGCGACGGCAACAACGGCAGCACCGCTGCCGAGCCGGGAGCGCAGGTCCAGCGCCAGGGTGCGAAGGTCGTCGGCACCTGCCCCGGTGCCGGCGTCGTGAATCAGGACACGGACGCCGTCGACGTCAACCGCAGTGGAGACCAGCGCGGCCGCCGAGGCAGCCAGCTGCTCGCGGCGCAGCCGTTCCAGTTCCTTCTCGGTGGACTTCAGCTTGGCCAGGGTGGCGGCCAGCCGGTCCGGCAGCTGCACGGAGGGAACCTTGAGCATTTCGGAGAGCTCGTTCACCAGTGCCCGTTCGGCGGCGAGGTGGCGGAAGGCGTCCATGCCGACGAACGCTTCCACCCGGCGGTTGCCGGATCCCACGGACTGCTCGCCCAGGAGGGTGAGGCTGCCGATGCGCGACGTCGAGGCCACGTGGGTGCCGCCGCAGAGTTCACGGGACCAGTCGCCGTTCATTTCCACCACGCGCACGGTGTCGCCGTAGGCTTCACCAAACAGCGCGGTGGCGCCCAGGGCCTTGGCCTCGGCGAGGGACATGATCTTGGTCTCGACCTGGTAGTTGCTCCGGATGGCGAGGTTGGACACTTCCTCGATCTCGGACTTCGCGGCGTCGGAGAGTCCTTCGCCCCAGGAGAAGTCGAAACGGAGGTAGCCGGCCTTGTTGTAGGAACCGCGCTGCAGTGCCTCCGGGCCGAGGATCTGGTGCAGGGCGGCGTGCACAATGTGCGTACCGGAGTGCGCCTGCTCGGCCTCATGGCGGCGCTGGGCGTCGACGGCGGCAAGTACGTTGGCGCCTTCGGCAATTTCGCCCTCGCGGACAATCGCCTTGTGGACGCTCAGGCCCTTGACCGGGCGCTGCACGTCCTGAACCTCCAGGACAAAG
Proteins encoded:
- the ruvX gene encoding Holliday junction resolvase RuvX, which produces MPQEYPRGVKLGVDVGQARVGLAVCDPDGTLAMPVKTLKRDAKKNSDIRVLVREAADRNAVQVFVGLPRSMRGTETASTQMARDYADALLAALERSGTGIPVSLVDERLTTVSAHRSLHEAGLNSKEHRRVVDQAAAVAILQHAIDMQRSLERDVGEPVTTRRQERQPGALPAPTQEPTISQDNLRGNGSAL
- the mltG gene encoding endolytic transglycosylase MltG, coding for MGTEPEYEPTAHLETGYVPESEAPVANFFEEESDTRRSRRPSREKQRRRRRRTIVMLVVLVFFAGVVFGLTIFLRDLLGMNEIKDYEGSGTGSVSFTVAEGDGPMVIGGKLEAADIVATSKEFLNAFQTESEGREIQPGSYEMKQQMSSSAALDALLGDQGGAVHYAAVARDLRQSEVFEILSTSTGIPLAEFEALAKNPQAFGLPAQAVSLEGYLHPGEYRFPLDQDATSIVTEMVDGTFAVLEDAGITDPAEQYRILTKASIIQAEAGEADYATVAGAIQNRLREDNVETSGLIQSDATVTYGLNRKSYDLTPEEKADKSNPYNTYANPGLPVGPIGSPSTEAVEAAAKPADVPYYYWVTVNLDTGQTEFSSTLAEHSKFVAQYQEWCATQEPGRCA